The genomic stretch CAAGTCTTTTCCTTGTCTATAAATCTCTACTTTTTTTGTTTCTAAATCAATTAACCATCCTAAACTTGTTCCGTTTTCTAGATACTCTCGCATTTTTGCTTGTAACCGAGATAGTTTATGCTGTTTTGACTGTAATTCAATGATAAAATCAGGAGATAAAGGAGCAAATTTTTCTCTTTCATTTTGATTTAATGCTTCCCATTTTTCTTGTTTTATCCATGCAGCATCAGGGGAACGAACTGCACCATTAGGTAAAGTAAATCCGACATCTGAACCAAAAACAATACCTAATTTATAATTTTTATTCCAGGTTCCTAATTGATATGTAATATTACCATTAATATTACTGGTTAATGCACCAACTAATGGCATTAAAACCATTGTTCTGTCTGCATTTCGTTCAAAGTTAACTAATTCGTGTTCTTGACAGAGTTGAAAAAATTGCTCATCAGTTAAATTAATCAAGGAACTAAGATCAAGGTTAACAGAGTCCATTATGGGTATAACATTGGGTATCTTAATTAACTATTATAGGTGATAAATGGGTTCAACAACCATCTTATATACAATCTTGAACTAGAGATCTTTTTTAAATAGACAATTCGCTGACATATTGATCTTCATAATTTTCAATTAATACCCCTATTACTTCCATTAATGAAGCTAAGGGATGAGATTCATCCTCACCTACAATATCAATTAATTCGTCAAGAATCGCC from Crocosphaera sp. UHCC 0190 encodes the following:
- a CDS encoding Uma2 family endonuclease, which gives rise to MMDSVNLDLSSLINLTDEQFFQLCQEHELVNFERNADRTMVLMPLVGALTSNINGNITYQLGTWNKNYKLGIVFGSDVGFTLPNGAVRSPDAAWIKQEKWEALNQNEREKFAPLSPDFIIELQSKQHKLSRLQAKMREYLENGTSLGWLIDLETKKVEIYRQGKDLAILDNPKTLSGEDILPDFILDLTSIW